The genomic stretch gtgactgtgtgtgtgtgtgactgtgtgtgtgactgtgtgtgtgactgtgtgtgtgtgtgtgtgtgtgtgtgtgtgtgtgtgtggggtgttctatcagggccatatcaagGTCAAACTGTGTAATCAGTGCTTTTTTGTATCAGAGGGCTCTCCCTCATTTACTTTGATCCAGGTTAAGGTCACTTGAATTTCACCTTGTGCTGTTTtatggtgtgtaagtgtgtgcgtctgtatatgtacacacacagacttggctGTTTCAtgcacagcaaaaaaaatatcCTATGCAAATCACTCTGTGGGGAGAGAATGACAACATTTCTAAACTCTATTCAGTACTGAATGACCAAGGAGACTGATTCAGTTACCTGACTGATTCATCTCTCATAACTAAGTAACAACTTTTGGTTTTGACATTTTCTTTTCCTTATGCCTTCCAAGAAAGCTTTGACAGACTTGTAATAACACTCTACCAGGCTAGTACATATTGGTGTCAGTAGATGAAAGTAGAAGTTGCAACTAAGCGTATGAGCTTTGAGGTAAAATTGGTTGAGTCCACATGTTTACAAATGTGGAAAGTCTAAGGAGTTTCCAGGCAACGCCCCTTTGAGTGCTGTGATATCTTGGGATAGTGGGAGGGGACACGATTGCTGAAGTTTGCCTCGTCACCCTGAGAAAGCATCTGACTGGAGAGGGAGTTGCACAACCAGGACTGTGTCTGATTGTTTTGTCACGCCCACTCGTGAAACGCGTGACAGATGTGAAACACGTTCAGATCATTAACATGATACCACTAATACCAGCCAAAATGTTGATGTTGTAGGCCAACGGTTCTCAATTTTGTATGCCCTCCAAACTATTCTACAGTGCATGAATGCCCTCCTGATAGATATATAGGCCTAATGGGGCTAgtgcctactactactactactattatagTGTTTGATGATGCACTGACTCAGTTTTCCCAAAATTCTGCAATCTCAATTATACTCATGAAACAAATATCTTCAAAAATGTCCATTTGAATTGTAGCCTAATCTAAtgcactgctgtgtgtttaAGTCCGAAATAAGGAGGAATGTGAGGAGGCTGCTTTTGACTTTAAAGAGCAATCTGCAATTGAAACTATCTGCAAATTCAATAGCCTATGTCCAATCTATGAATGTCTGCTTTAGTTGTTGACTGCAGTCTTTGAGATTTTGAATAGGCCAAGCTGAGAGCTGGTGTCTGTTATTGTTCGTATATGCTGAGTCATGTCCCTTGCATTTTGCAACTGCAAGGTCTATGTCAGGCGCCCCACCGAAATATTGTTTCCTTTTGCAAGTGAGATGTCCATGCTGTGGTGTCGCCCCTGCAACGTGTTCGGCCCGCAGTTTGAGAGTCACTGTTTTAGGCTATTCTGCATCCAAAAATGCACAGAAGGAGTTATGACAAAACCATGTCTGGTGGTAAACAAACTAGATCCCAATAGAAAACTGCTAGCTTTCCCAGCTGAATGATATAAGCTATTAGCCTACACAACATAAATtgtgactacagtatgtgctggtaACCCAAACAAAATCTTCCACAACCCATCAGTCTTTTGGAACCAATGCTCTATAGGGTCATAATGCAGAGAGTTCATCTGAAGTATGACTTGCCGTATAATAAGGAACCAGACGGTATGTGATTCATTTTATGGAGCCTGGCTGAGGGATAGGCTTTTTACCTGCATACAGAACAAAACGTGCAAATAGCGTTTAGTGCTGTCTGTGTTAGAGGGTGTGTTTCTCTGcttttgtgtcactgtttgcTTACAGTTGGAGATTGTTACGGTCATTAGCTACCTGTGCTGACTCTGCGGTTTTCAACGCTCGTTTGCCACAGTTTCATGTGAGCTATTTCTCAATGGGATTACAGTTTGTTGGGAAAGAGGTTATGAGGCCAAATGTGCTGCACTGTTGCCTGAAAGAGATGTCTCTAGTATGAGGTTATTTGAGTTGAAGTATTGTGAAGTACTGTTTGCTACAGTCCCTGTTTTATGCTCTATGTTTGACCCGCTATAAAGCCATGATTCATGTTACAGGAAAATATGGGCATTCTGCTCCTCATGTTTtgccttttgtttctttttccttAGGGAGATCTTGCCAAAAAGAAAATCTACCCAACGCTATGGTGGGTCTTTGTGTTTCTGTCATCAACACTCATTCCAAAACCTAGACGCCATTTGCTTTCACACGGCAGAATTATTTAACATGCTCAGAAATGTGCAacatgtttctttctttcatgtCTATAACtacaacaaatacacatattTCAAGCAATATAAAGATATTTTTGTCTTAAAAGGCTTGAACCGGTATGCACAAACTTGTCATTAATTGTgttaacatattttcattttattttatttaccaCAAAAAGAGTACAGCTTTTTGCTCTGTGCAGCTTTCATGTTCCATGTGGATGGTGCAGCCTGTCTGAGCCTCAGctctcttgtgtctgtgtgcaggtggTTATTTAAGGATGGGCTCCTCCCAGAGCAGACCTACTTTGTGGGCTTCGCTCGGTCCGACCTTACAGTGGACGCCATTCGGACCGCTTGTCTGCCACACATGAAGGTATATATTAGATATAAATATACACCTttctcatagtgtgtgtgtgtctgtgtgtctgtgtgtctgtgtgtctgtgtgtctgtgtctgtgtgtgcttgagagttCTGTTACATGCAGGCAACATCTCTGTGTGCATTACCATATCTGGGCAATAAATTAGCTTTACCCCTTTAAAgacctcactcactccctctgttTTGATATCCCAACTTGACCCCCTCCCACCAGGTGGAGGAGGCTGAAATAGAACGTATGGAGGCGTTCTTCAAGCGTAACTCCTACGTGAGTGGCAAGTACAACGAGGACGCCTCTTTCACCAAGCTGCACGAAAGCCTGCTGGCGCTGCCCAGTGGCAGTGAGGCCAACCGGCTCTTCTACCTGGCACTGCCACCCAGTGTCTACCATGACGTCACCAAGAACATCAAGAACCACTGCATGGCCACCAAGTGAGTCCATCACAACCACTGGGATAAGACCGCATGGCATCATGCACCTCATGTCAAGATGAGCACTACCATAAGCCATACTCATACTCAggcatatacgtgtgtgtgtctgtgtgtgtgtctgtgtgtgtgtctgtgtgtgtgtctgtgtgtgtgtctgtgtgtgtgtgtgtgtgtgtgtgtgtgtgtgttcatatgcaaacacacacacacacacacacacacaaatgtcattgTCAAAGCTGCTTCATGGTGAATATCCTCCCAGTTTTGAATTGTCCTTCCACCTTTGAAATTGCCTTGCAATACCCATGCAATTCTGAGCCTGTTGGTTGGAGACAGAGACTCCTCATTTAATTTGGGCCCTTGATGTAATTGCTATCTAATGAGGAAGTCTCTGGAACATAGATAATTATTATTGGAGCTAGTATCATCCTGCTACTTGCTCAGTCTCTGAATGATCAGTGTCACTAGCAAATGACTCATATTAGCTTGTTAAATGCACAACACTCTAAGGTTTTCTGGATCACTGTGTTTGAATCTTAAAGAGTAACATTTATGGCCTAAATATGTGTTGCCTCGGGCACtgccatactgtgtgtgtgtgtgtgtgtgtgtgtttcaggggttGGAACAGAGTGATTGTTGAGAAACCCTTTGGTCGAGACCTCCAAAGTTCAGAGGAACTGTCCAATCATCTCTCCTCGCTGTTTACAGAAGACCAGATCTACCGAATCGACCACTACCTGGGCAAAGAGATGGTACAGAACCTCATGGTCCTCAGGTAAAACATCTCCCAGTGCTTTTTTCCCTAACTTTTGATCTAATGATAGCAAGTTCAtacatttgttgttgttcttgagTTATGATCTTGAGGTCACGTACATTTATGTCAATAAATCAATAGCTTGATAGCAATTAGCTTTACTGTCTCTCCCCGAttgctcattttctctctttgccTGTCAAGAACGTCTGTGATCTTTTGCATAATAAAGGCTTTGTATCTTAAAATATTGCTCTCTTAACACGCATGCTCcatgctgtctctgtctctgtctatctctctctctctctctctttctttctctctctctctctctctctctctccctgcatgtCTCTGTAGGTTTGGCAACCGTATCTTTGGTCCCATCTGGAACAGAGACAGTGTTGCCAGTGTGGTACTGACCTTCAAAGAGCCTTTTGGCACACAGGGCCGTGGCGGCTATTTCGACGACTTTGGCATCATCCGGTACGCAACAGCCTTGTGTCATAATCCTCAGATTAGTTAAGACCACTTAATATGATTATTAGACTTAAGacattatcacaaatcaccccATTAGATTTAATTACCCCCGAGTACTCCCTCCGTGGCGTATTACCTTTCATGCCAagctatttatttttatttatgacTGATCACAAGACCTAGACTAGAAAattctttatctttctttatcTTTATGTTGAGTTTCTCTCTACACTATTTGTGAatatgtctgtctacactgtGCCATTTTCCTCCCTCACTTGCCCCTGAAAGCATTGTGGGGTAGATGTGTAGATGTTTGTCTCAAAGGTCTGCTGTCTGATGTTAATCTCTCTCTGACCAGCGATGTCATGCAGAACCACCTTCTCCAGATGCTTAGTCTGGTTGCCATGGAGAAGCCCGCCTCCACCAGTTCCGACGACGTTCGAGATGAAAAGGTAACCGACATCAAAACGAGATTACAAACACAGATGTTCTTCATTTGGAAGCACTAATGCCcccgtccctctctctggcatgtctgactgtctgtctctggtgcgtgtgtctccccctgcaggtgAAAGTGCTGAAGTGCATCACTCCACTGACCCTGGAAAATGCTGTGCTGGGGCAGTACGTGGGGGACcccgagggagagggagacgcaAAGTTGAGCTACCTGGACGATACCACGGTCCCCAAAGGATCCACCACCGCTACATACTGCGCTGCAGTCCTCTACGTCAACAACGAGCGCTGGGATGGTAGGAGTCTGCTGAGATGTGCTCACTGTTTTCTTGTCACTTCGTTGATTTACATTATGTCTTGAGTCCACcaactcttctctccttctctggtcagcttcctcctcttttcctcccctgTTCTGCCTTTggctttcatccctctctttctcatctcatctcatctcttctcctctcctctatcctccatttctctctctcctctcttcttttcattCATCCTCTTCTCTTTTACCATCACCATTTTCTAattccctcacctcctcctccagtccTGAGGTCCTGaccactgtctctctcctctcgtcctctcctGAAGGAGTGCCGTTCATCCTGCGGTGCGGTAAGGCTCTAAACGAGCGCAAGGCGGAGGTGCGGCTGCAGTTTAAGGACGTGCCGGGCGACATCTTCAGCTCGCAGTGCCGGCGGAACGAGCTGGTGGTGCGCGTGCAACCCAATGAGGCCATCTACGCCAAGATGATGACCAAGAAGCCCGGCGTCTACTTCAGCCCAGAGGAAACCGAGCTGGACCTCACCTACAGGAGCAGATATAAGGTCCAGTGTTCGaaatgtttagtgtgtgtgtgtgtgtgtgtgtgtgcgtgtgcgtgtgtgtgtgtgtgtgtgtgtgtgtgtgtgcagtatgtccAGTGATTGACTGGCTAAATTGTGGCTGCATTAATTAAATCTCATCACTGAAATCCAATTGAAACGTCTGACTTTATAAACAAGATTAACTTGCCAAGTCAACCTCCCGCTTAACTTAACCAAAAGCAGTGGGGGGAATTTACCATGGGACATTTACTgatcaccgtgtgtgtgtgtgtgtgtgtgtgtgtgtgtgtgtgtgtgtgtgtgtgtgtgtgtgtgtgtgtgtgtgtgtgtgtgtgtgtgtgtgtgtgtgtgtgtgtgtgtgtgtgtgtgtgtgtgtgtgtgtgtgtgtgtgtgtgtgtgtgtgtgtgtgtgtgtgtgtgtgtgtgtgtgtgtgtgtgtgtaacagcgaGTCACTTTATAAATGTGCATTATACTTCACACAGGATGTCAAACTGCCTGATGCATATGAGCGTCTGATCCTGGATGTCTTCTGTGGGAGTCAGATGCACTTTGTGCGCAGGTCAGTCAGTCCTTCTACTCCCGCTcacaacatttattttatttatgtggTTTAATTTAATGTGGTTGAAGGCTATGTTTAAGATATTTCCATGTATAACTGTTCTCCAATGTCTCGAAAGTACAGCTATACTTTAAGGCTAAAGTTACATCTATGTTTTCCCACAAGGTGGTGCAAATGAGCTGTGTAGCTGTGTAGCATTAGGATATTATGGTATTGTG from Sardina pilchardus chromosome 7, fSarPil1.1, whole genome shotgun sequence encodes the following:
- the g6pd gene encoding glucose-6-phosphate 1-dehydrogenase isoform X1, translated to MGSRASAERPHTVQITAPQQPEKMSLPLSRSEVFGELRKELYDDEKFHQSDVHIFIIMGASGDLAKKKIYPTLWWLFKDGLLPEQTYFVGFARSDLTVDAIRTACLPHMKVEEAEIERMEAFFKRNSYVSGKYNEDASFTKLHESLLALPSGSEANRLFYLALPPSVYHDVTKNIKNHCMATKGWNRVIVEKPFGRDLQSSEELSNHLSSLFTEDQIYRIDHYLGKEMVQNLMVLRFGNRIFGPIWNRDSVASVVLTFKEPFGTQGRGGYFDDFGIIRDVMQNHLLQMLSLVAMEKPASTSSDDVRDEKVKVLKCITPLTLENAVLGQYVGDPEGEGDAKLSYLDDTTVPKGSTTATYCAAVLYVNNERWDGVPFILRCGKALNERKAEVRLQFKDVPGDIFSSQCRRNELVVRVQPNEAIYAKMMTKKPGVYFSPEETELDLTYRSRYKDVKLPDAYERLILDVFCGSQMHFVRSDELREAWRIFTPLLHQIEKEKTPPIKYKYGSRGPPEADELLKRVGFYYAGTYKWVEPNKL
- the g6pd gene encoding glucose-6-phosphate 1-dehydrogenase isoform X3, whose protein sequence is MSLPLSRSEVFGELRKELYDDEKFHQSDVHIFIIMGASGDLAKKKIYPTLWWLFKDGLLPEQTYFVGFARSDLTVDAIRTACLPHMKVEEAEIERMEAFFKRNSYVSGKYNEDASFTKLHESLLALPSGSEANRLFYLALPPSVYHDVTKNIKNHCMATKGWNRVIVEKPFGRDLQSSEELSNHLSSLFTEDQIYRIDHYLGKEMVQNLMVLRFGNRIFGPIWNRDSVASVVLTFKEPFGTQGRGGYFDDFGIIRDVMQNHLLQMLSLVAMEKPASTSSDDVRDEKVKVLKCITPLTLENAVLGQYVGDPEGEGDAKLSYLDDTTVPKGSTTATYCAAVLYVNNERWDGVPFILRCGKALNERKAEVRLQFKDVPGDIFSSQCRRNELVVRVQPNEAIYAKMMTKKPGVYFSPEETELDLTYRSRYKDVKLPDAYERLILDVFCGSQMHFVRSDELREAWRIFTPLLHQIEKEKTPPIKYKYGSRGPPEADELLKRVGFYYAGTYKWVEPNKL
- the g6pd gene encoding glucose-6-phosphate 1-dehydrogenase isoform X2, giving the protein MGSRASAEKMSLPLSRSEVFGELRKELYDDEKFHQSDVHIFIIMGASGDLAKKKIYPTLWWLFKDGLLPEQTYFVGFARSDLTVDAIRTACLPHMKVEEAEIERMEAFFKRNSYVSGKYNEDASFTKLHESLLALPSGSEANRLFYLALPPSVYHDVTKNIKNHCMATKGWNRVIVEKPFGRDLQSSEELSNHLSSLFTEDQIYRIDHYLGKEMVQNLMVLRFGNRIFGPIWNRDSVASVVLTFKEPFGTQGRGGYFDDFGIIRDVMQNHLLQMLSLVAMEKPASTSSDDVRDEKVKVLKCITPLTLENAVLGQYVGDPEGEGDAKLSYLDDTTVPKGSTTATYCAAVLYVNNERWDGVPFILRCGKALNERKAEVRLQFKDVPGDIFSSQCRRNELVVRVQPNEAIYAKMMTKKPGVYFSPEETELDLTYRSRYKDVKLPDAYERLILDVFCGSQMHFVRSDELREAWRIFTPLLHQIEKEKTPPIKYKYGSRGPPEADELLKRVGFYYAGTYKWVEPNKL